A section of the Pseudomonas tritici genome encodes:
- the ccmB gene encoding heme exporter protein CcmB, whose translation MSVFALLVAREARLLCRRPAELANPLVFFAIVIALFPLAVGPETKLLQTLSPGLVWVAALLSVVLSLDGLFRSDFEDGSLEQWVLSSHPLPLLVLAKVLAHWAFSGLALVLLSPLLAMMLGLPTECLPILLLSLLLGTPVLSLLGAVGAALTVGLKRGGLLLALLILPLYIPVLILGSGALQAALMGMPATGYLLWLGSLTALALTLTPFAIAAGLKISVGE comes from the coding sequence ATGAGCGTATTCGCCCTGCTGGTTGCCCGCGAAGCGCGGCTGCTGTGTCGTCGCCCGGCCGAGTTGGCCAACCCGCTGGTATTCTTCGCCATTGTTATCGCGTTGTTCCCGTTGGCGGTCGGCCCCGAGACTAAACTGTTGCAAACCTTGTCCCCGGGACTGGTGTGGGTCGCCGCACTTTTATCCGTCGTGCTCTCGCTGGACGGGCTGTTTCGCAGTGATTTCGAAGACGGTTCCCTGGAACAGTGGGTCCTTTCGTCGCACCCTTTGCCACTTCTGGTACTGGCCAAGGTACTGGCACACTGGGCTTTTTCCGGCCTGGCGCTCGTCTTGCTCTCGCCGCTGCTGGCGATGATGCTGGGCCTGCCCACCGAATGCCTGCCGATCCTGCTCCTGAGCCTGCTGCTCGGTACACCGGTGCTCAGTTTGCTGGGCGCGGTGGGCGCGGCATTGACCGTGGGTTTGAAGCGCGGCGGCCTGTTGCTGGCCCTGTTGATTCTGCCTTTGTATATCCCGGTGCTGATCCTGGGCAGTGGTGCGTTGCAAGCCGCGCTCATGGGCATGCCGGCGACCGGTTACCTCTTGTGGCTTGGTAGCCTGACCGCCCTGGCGTTAACCCTGACACCCTTTGCTATAGCGGCCGGCCTGAAGATCAGCGTTGGCGAATAA
- a CDS encoding heme ABC transporter permease, whose translation MNWTWFHKLGSPKWFYGISGKLLPCLSIAAVLLIGIGLVWGLAFAPPDYQQGNSFRIIYIHVPAAMLAQSCYVMLAVCGVVGLVWKMKLADVALQCAAPIGAWMTAVALVTGAIWGKPTWGSWWVWDARLTSMLILLFLYFGLIALGNAISNRDSAAKACAVLAIVGVINIPIIKYSVEWWNTLHQGATFTLTEKPAMPVEMWAPLLLMVLGFYCFFGAVLLMRMRLEVLKREARTSWVKAEVHSSLGARG comes from the coding sequence ATGAACTGGACCTGGTTTCATAAGCTCGGCTCGCCCAAATGGTTCTATGGCATCAGCGGCAAACTGCTGCCGTGTTTGAGCATCGCTGCCGTGTTGCTGATCGGCATCGGCCTGGTCTGGGGCCTGGCCTTCGCGCCGCCGGACTATCAGCAAGGCAACAGCTTTCGCATCATTTATATCCACGTTCCCGCCGCGATGCTGGCCCAGTCCTGCTACGTGATGCTGGCCGTGTGCGGCGTGGTCGGGCTGGTGTGGAAGATGAAGCTCGCAGACGTTGCCCTGCAATGCGCCGCGCCCATCGGTGCGTGGATGACCGCCGTGGCGCTGGTCACCGGCGCGATCTGGGGCAAGCCGACCTGGGGGTCATGGTGGGTGTGGGATGCGCGACTAACGTCCATGTTGATCCTGCTGTTCCTGTACTTCGGTCTGATTGCCCTGGGCAATGCGATCAGCAATCGTGACAGCGCCGCCAAGGCCTGCGCGGTGCTGGCGATTGTCGGTGTGATCAACATCCCGATCATCAAATACTCGGTGGAGTGGTGGAACACCCTGCACCAGGGCGCCACCTTCACCCTCACCGAAAAACCGGCGATGCCTGTGGAAATGTGGGCGCCGCTGCTGCTGATGGTGCTGGGGTTCTACTGTTTCTTCGGCGCCGTGCTGCTGATGCGCATGCGCCTTGAAGTGCTCAAGCGTGAAGCCCGCACCAGCTGGGTCAAGGCCGAAGTGCACAGCAGCCTGGGAGCGCGTGGATGA
- the ccmD gene encoding heme exporter protein CcmD, producing the protein MSFASFSEFIAMGHHGLYVWTAYGICLAVLALNVAAPILARKRYLQQEARRLRRETEK; encoded by the coding sequence ATGAGTTTTGCTTCTTTCAGCGAGTTTATCGCCATGGGCCACCACGGCCTGTATGTCTGGACGGCCTATGGCATCTGCCTGGCAGTGCTGGCCCTCAACGTCGCCGCGCCGATCCTGGCCCGCAAGCGTTACCTGCAACAAGAGGCGCGTCGTCTGCGCCGGGAGACCGAAAAGTGA
- the ccmE gene encoding cytochrome c maturation protein CcmE, with protein sequence MNPLRRKRLLIILAILAGVGIAVALALSALQQNINLFYTPTQIANGEAPVDTRIRAGGMVEKGSLKRSGDSLDVTFVVTDFSKSVTITYRGILPDLFREGQGIVALGKLNADGVVVADEVLAKHDEKYMPPEVTKALKDSGQSAPMPAKEG encoded by the coding sequence GTGAATCCGCTGCGTAGAAAGCGTCTGTTGATCATCCTTGCCATCCTCGCTGGCGTCGGCATTGCCGTGGCCCTGGCCTTGAGCGCTCTGCAGCAGAACATCAACCTGTTCTACACCCCGACCCAGATCGCCAACGGCGAAGCGCCTGTCGATACGCGCATCCGTGCTGGCGGCATGGTGGAGAAGGGCTCCTTGAAGCGTTCCGGCGATTCCCTGGACGTGACCTTTGTGGTCACCGACTTCAGCAAATCTGTGACCATCACCTACCGCGGCATCCTCCCGGACCTGTTCCGCGAAGGCCAAGGCATCGTCGCCCTGGGCAAGCTCAACGCCGACGGCGTAGTGGTGGCCGATGAAGTGCTGGCCAAGCACGACGAAAAATACATGCCGCCAGAAGTCACCAAAGCGTTGAAAGACAGCGGCCAGTCCGCGCCAATGCCTGCCAAGGAGGGCTGA
- a CDS encoding heme lyase CcmF/NrfE family subunit yields MTSALFIPELGQLAMILALCFAIVQAVVPLLGAWRGDRLWMSLAQPAAWGQFAFLLFAFGCLTYAFMTDDFSVAYVANNSNSALPWYYKFSAVWGAHEGSLLLWALILGGWTFAVSVFSRQLPQVMLARVLAVMGMISIGFLLFLIMTSNPFTRILPQIPVNGHDLNPLLQDIGLIVHPPMLYMGYVGFSVAFAFAIAALLGGRLDAAWARWSRPWTIVAWAFLGIGITLGSWWAYYELGWGGWWFWDPVENASFMPWLVGTALIHSLAVTEKRGVFKSWTVLLAIAAFSLSLLGTFLVRSGVLTSVHAFASDPERGVFILIFLLFVVGGSLTLFALRAPVVKSQVGFNLWSRETLLLGNNLVLVVAASMILLGTLYPLVLDALSGAKLSVGPPYFNALFIPLMGLLMVVMAVGMLVRWKDTPVKWLAGMLMPVLLGSVALAVIAGVAYGDFNWAVLATFLLAAWVLLAGVRDIFDKTRHKGLLKGLPTLTRSYWGMQIAHIGIAVCALGVVLSSENSAERDLRLAPGESMDLAGYHFIFEGAKHFEGPNFTSDKGTVRVVRNGKEIAVLHPEKRLYTVQSSMMTEAGIDAGFTRDLYVALGEPLGEGAWAVRVHVKPFVRWIWFGGLLTGFGGLLAALDRRYRVKVKSRVREAIGLTAQGVS; encoded by the coding sequence ATGACGTCCGCACTGTTTATTCCGGAACTGGGCCAGTTGGCGATGATCCTCGCCCTGTGCTTTGCCATCGTCCAGGCCGTGGTGCCATTGCTTGGCGCCTGGCGCGGTGACCGCTTGTGGATGAGCCTGGCGCAGCCGGCCGCCTGGGGCCAGTTCGCGTTCCTGCTGTTCGCGTTTGGCTGCCTGACCTACGCCTTCATGACCGACGACTTTTCCGTCGCCTATGTCGCCAATAACTCCAACAGCGCGCTGCCGTGGTACTACAAATTCAGCGCCGTGTGGGGCGCCCACGAAGGTTCGTTGCTGCTGTGGGCGTTGATCCTCGGCGGCTGGACGTTCGCCGTGTCGGTGTTCTCGCGCCAACTGCCGCAAGTGATGCTGGCGCGGGTGCTGGCGGTGATGGGCATGATCAGCATCGGTTTCCTGCTGTTCCTGATCATGACCTCCAACCCCTTCACGCGCATCTTGCCGCAGATCCCGGTAAACGGGCACGACCTCAACCCGCTGCTGCAAGACATCGGCCTGATCGTGCACCCGCCGATGCTTTACATGGGGTACGTGGGGTTCTCCGTGGCCTTCGCCTTCGCCATCGCCGCCTTGCTCGGCGGGCGTCTCGATGCAGCCTGGGCGCGCTGGTCGCGGCCGTGGACCATCGTCGCCTGGGCGTTTCTCGGCATCGGTATCACCCTCGGCTCGTGGTGGGCTTACTACGAACTTGGCTGGGGTGGCTGGTGGTTCTGGGACCCGGTGGAAAACGCCTCCTTCATGCCATGGCTGGTCGGCACGGCATTGATTCACTCGCTGGCTGTCACCGAAAAGCGCGGCGTGTTCAAGAGCTGGACCGTGTTGCTGGCCATCGCGGCGTTTTCCCTCAGTCTGCTCGGCACATTCCTGGTGCGTTCGGGCGTGCTGACCTCGGTGCACGCGTTTGCGTCCGACCCGGAGCGCGGCGTGTTCATCCTGATCTTCCTGCTGTTTGTGGTGGGCGGCTCACTCACGCTGTTCGCCCTGCGCGCCCCGGTGGTCAAGAGCCAGGTCGGCTTCAACCTGTGGTCGCGGGAAACCCTGCTGCTGGGCAATAACCTGGTGCTGGTGGTCGCCGCGTCAATGATCCTGCTCGGCACTCTGTATCCGCTGGTGCTGGATGCCCTCAGTGGCGCCAAACTGTCCGTCGGCCCGCCGTACTTCAACGCGCTGTTTATCCCGTTGATGGGCCTGTTGATGGTGGTGATGGCGGTTGGCATGCTGGTGCGCTGGAAAGACACCCCGGTGAAATGGCTGGCCGGCATGCTGATGCCGGTGTTGCTCGGCAGCGTGGCGTTGGCGGTGATCGCAGGTGTAGCGTATGGCGACTTCAACTGGGCAGTGCTTGCGACCTTCCTGCTGGCTGCCTGGGTATTGCTGGCCGGCGTGCGTGACATCTTCGACAAAACCCGCCACAAGGGACTGCTCAAAGGCTTGCCGACGCTGACCCGCAGCTACTGGGGCATGCAGATCGCCCACATCGGTATCGCCGTGTGCGCCCTGGGCGTGGTGCTTTCCAGCGAGAACAGCGCCGAGCGCGACCTGCGCCTGGCGCCCGGTGAGTCGATGGACCTGGCCGGTTACCACTTCATCTTCGAAGGCGCCAAGCACTTTGAAGGCCCGAACTTCACGTCAGACAAAGGCACCGTGCGCGTCGTCCGCAACGGCAAGGAAATCGCCGTGCTGCACCCGGAAAAACGCCTTTACACCGTGCAGAGTTCGATGATGACCGAAGCCGGGATCGACGCCGGTTTCACCCGCGACCTCTATGTGGCATTGGGTGAACCGCTGGGCGAGGGTGCCTGGGCGGTGCGCGTGCATGTGAAACCGTTCGTGCGCTGGATCTGGTTCGGCGGTTTGCTCACCGGTTTCGGTGGTTTGCTCGCCGCGCTGGATCGGCGTTATCGGGTCAAGGTCAAGAGCCGGGTGCGTGAAGCGATTGGTTTGACCGCTCAAGGGGTTAGCTGA
- a CDS encoding DsbE family thiol:disulfide interchange protein produces the protein MSIDGKRWIVVGLIAAVLGAFATIVVVQLKKGDPTTLPSALINKPFPEFSLADVQGTKQLTRADLLGKPALVNVWATWCISCRVEHPVLNKLAEKGVVIYGINYKDDNAAALKWLAEFHNPYQLDIRDEDGNLGLNLGVYGAPETFFIDAKGVIRDKYVGVIDEVVWREQLAAKYQALVDEAKP, from the coding sequence ATGAGTATTGATGGTAAGCGCTGGATAGTCGTGGGCTTGATAGCCGCAGTACTTGGCGCGTTCGCTACGATTGTAGTTGTGCAGCTTAAAAAGGGTGATCCCACTACATTGCCCTCGGCGCTAATAAATAAGCCGTTTCCGGAGTTTTCACTGGCAGACGTGCAGGGCACTAAGCAACTCACCAGGGCCGATCTTCTTGGAAAACCTGCGTTGGTAAATGTATGGGCCACCTGGTGCATCTCGTGCCGCGTCGAACACCCGGTGCTGAACAAACTGGCCGAGAAGGGCGTGGTGATCTACGGCATCAACTACAAGGACGACAACGCAGCGGCCTTGAAGTGGCTGGCCGAGTTCCACAACCCGTACCAGTTGGATATCCGTGATGAAGACGGCAACCTCGGCCTGAACCTTGGCGTGTACGGTGCCCCGGAAACCTTCTTCATCGATGCCAAGGGCGTGATCCGCGACAAATACGTGGGTGTGATTGATGAGGTGGTCTGGCGCGAACAATTGGCCGCCAAGTACCAGGCGCTGGTCGATGAGGCCAAGCCATGA
- a CDS encoding cytochrome c-type biogenesis protein, producing MKRLLAAAVLALGLAGVAHAAIDTYEFANDAERERFRDLTKELRCPKCQNQDIADSNAPIATDLRREIFRMLGEGKDDQQIIDFMVDRYGDFVRYKPALTGKTALLWFGPAGLLLAGVVVMAVIVRRRRAAPTDGSDALSPEERKRLDQLLDTKTDD from the coding sequence ATGAAGCGCTTGTTAGCCGCCGCTGTTCTGGCGCTCGGATTGGCTGGCGTGGCCCACGCCGCCATCGACACCTACGAATTTGCCAACGACGCCGAGCGTGAGCGTTTCCGCGACCTCACCAAGGAACTGCGCTGCCCCAAATGCCAGAACCAGGACATCGCCGATTCCAACGCGCCCATCGCCACCGACCTGCGCAGAGAGATCTTCCGCATGCTGGGGGAGGGCAAGGACGACCAGCAGATCATCGACTTCATGGTCGACCGCTACGGTGATTTCGTGCGCTACAAACCGGCCCTCACCGGCAAGACCGCGCTGCTCTGGTTCGGCCCTGCCGGGCTGTTGCTGGCCGGCGTGGTGGTGATGGCCGTGATCGTGCGCCGCCGCCGCGCCGCGCCTACCGATGGTTCCGACGCGCTGTCCCCCGAAGAGCGTAAACGCCTCGACCAATTGCTGGACACCAAGACTGATGATTGA
- the ccmI gene encoding c-type cytochrome biogenesis protein CcmI, with product MIDFWLAAGLLLLIALSFLLIPVLRGRRAQREEDRTALNVALYQERVAELQVQQDEGVLNAAQLDTGRAEAARELLADTEGVEKPRESRLGKPLPLLAAFLVPVLGVALYLHYGASDKVELTREFSQPPVSMEDMTQRLERAAAAQPDSAEGLYFLGRAYMAQDRSADAAKVFERTVALAGRQPELLGQWAQAQYFADNKQWSPKVQALTDEALKLDPKEVTSLGLLGIAAFEGQRYQEAIDYWNRLLAQLPPGDNSRAALQGGIDRAAEKLKESGGTVAPQKSVMNVRVDVSADVKAKALPTDSVFIFARAVKGPPAPLAAKRVTVAELPITVELGDADAMMPQLKLSNFPEVQLVARISRAGQPTAGEWIGRSQPLASSTTALQQLTIDSPDK from the coding sequence ATGATTGATTTCTGGCTCGCAGCCGGCTTGCTGCTACTGATTGCCCTGAGTTTCCTGTTGATCCCTGTGTTGCGTGGCCGCCGTGCCCAGCGTGAAGAGGACCGCACTGCGCTGAACGTGGCGCTGTACCAGGAGCGCGTCGCCGAGCTGCAAGTGCAGCAGGACGAAGGCGTGCTGAATGCCGCGCAACTCGACACCGGTCGCGCCGAAGCTGCCCGCGAATTGCTGGCTGACACCGAAGGCGTGGAAAAGCCTCGCGAATCGCGTTTGGGCAAACCGCTGCCATTGTTGGCGGCCTTTTTGGTGCCTGTCCTGGGCGTTGCGCTGTACCTGCATTACGGCGCGAGCGATAAGGTCGAGCTGACCCGCGAATTCTCCCAGCCGCCAGTGTCCATGGAAGACATGACCCAGCGCCTGGAGCGCGCCGCGGCCGCGCAGCCGGATTCGGCGGAAGGCCTGTATTTCCTCGGTCGCGCCTACATGGCTCAGGACCGTTCCGCCGATGCCGCGAAAGTCTTCGAACGCACCGTGGCACTGGCCGGGCGCCAGCCGGAACTGCTCGGCCAATGGGCCCAGGCGCAGTACTTTGCAGACAATAAACAGTGGTCGCCGAAGGTCCAGGCGCTGACTGACGAAGCGTTGAAGCTTGACCCGAAGGAAGTCACCAGCCTTGGCCTGCTGGGTATCGCGGCGTTTGAAGGTCAGCGTTATCAGGAAGCGATCGATTACTGGAACCGTCTGCTGGCGCAATTGCCGCCGGGAGACAATTCCCGTGCGGCGCTGCAAGGCGGCATCGACCGTGCGGCCGAGAAGCTGAAAGAGAGCGGCGGCACCGTCGCCCCTCAAAAATCCGTGATGAACGTCCGGGTGGACGTGTCCGCCGACGTGAAGGCCAAGGCGCTGCCAACCGACAGCGTATTCATCTTCGCCCGCGCCGTGAAAGGTCCGCCGGCACCGTTGGCAGCCAAGCGCGTCACCGTCGCCGAACTGCCGATCACCGTCGAACTGGGCGATGCCGACGCGATGATGCCGCAGTTGAAACTGTCGAACTTCCCTGAAGTCCAACTGGTTGCGCGCATATCCCGGGCCGGTCAACCGACCGCTGGCGAGTGGATCGGCCGCAGCCAACCCCTGGCCAGCTCCACCACTGCGCTGCAGCAGCTGACCATCGACAGTCCGGATAAGTAA
- the phnN gene encoding phosphonate metabolism protein/1,5-bisphosphokinase (PRPP-forming) PhnN has protein sequence MAGRLIYLIGPSGSGKDSLLDAARPRLAERGCHIVRRVITRSAEAVGEAARGVSPERFAAMQAEGAFALSWQANGLSYGIPKAIDDWLAAGHDVLVNGSRAHLAQTRERYPTSLVLLLTVDQAVLRQRLIARGREALADIEARLARNAQFTAELIDGNSAGLFLLDNSGPLEHTVERLLCCLDHGHSACA, from the coding sequence ATGGCAGGCAGGTTGATCTATCTCATCGGGCCTTCCGGCTCGGGCAAGGACAGCCTGCTGGATGCCGCACGTCCGCGTTTGGCCGAGCGCGGTTGCCACATCGTGCGCCGCGTCATCACCCGCTCGGCAGAAGCGGTGGGCGAGGCCGCGCGAGGTGTGAGCCCGGAGCGGTTTGCCGCGATGCAGGCCGAGGGCGCGTTTGCCCTCAGTTGGCAGGCGAATGGCTTGTCCTATGGCATTCCCAAGGCGATCGACGACTGGCTGGCGGCGGGGCACGACGTGCTGGTCAACGGCTCGCGCGCGCACTTGGCGCAGACTCGAGAGCGTTATCCGACGTCGCTGGTGTTGCTGCTGACGGTGGATCAGGCGGTGTTGCGCCAGCGCTTGATCGCACGGGGGCGTGAGGCGCTGGCGGATATTGAAGCGCGCCTGGCACGCAATGCACAGTTCACCGCCGAGCTGATCGACGGCAACAGTGCGGGGTTGTTCCTACTGGATAATTCCGGCCCGCTGGAGCATACGGTCGAGCGCCTGCTGTGCTGCCTCGACCACGGGCACTCGGCATGCGCTTGA
- a CDS encoding ArsR/SmtB family transcription factor, whose translation MNAHDDDAALSHIAGAIAEPARTRMLCALMDGHARTSTEMAVIAEVSASTASAHLARLKENGLIELHTQGRHRYYRLAGAHIAQAIESLMVISRHSAKAFVPNTPSRLQFARTCYDHMAGTLAVQLHDHFIATGWLAGDGNYQLTAPGEKAMLDLGLDVTALRAQRRRFACGCLDWSMRRPHLAGALGAALLQSVISREWVTQDLDSRALGVTAKGRKELAGRFGIETAG comes from the coding sequence ATGAACGCCCACGACGATGACGCCGCACTCTCACACATCGCCGGCGCAATTGCAGAACCCGCACGCACTCGAATGCTCTGTGCGCTGATGGACGGCCATGCGCGTACCAGCACCGAAATGGCGGTGATTGCCGAGGTCAGCGCATCCACCGCCAGCGCTCACCTGGCCAGGCTCAAGGAGAACGGTTTGATCGAACTGCACACCCAAGGCCGTCATCGTTACTACCGCTTGGCGGGGGCCCATATCGCCCAAGCCATCGAGAGCCTGATGGTGATCAGCCGCCACAGCGCCAAGGCGTTTGTGCCGAACACGCCCAGTCGCCTGCAGTTCGCGCGTACCTGTTACGACCATATGGCCGGCACACTCGCCGTGCAGTTGCACGACCATTTCATAGCAACCGGATGGTTGGCCGGCGACGGTAATTACCAGCTCACCGCGCCGGGTGAGAAAGCCATGCTTGACCTGGGTCTGGATGTCACCGCACTGCGGGCGCAACGCCGTCGCTTTGCCTGTGGTTGCCTGGACTGGAGCATGCGCCGCCCGCACCTGGCCGGCGCATTGGGCGCGGCGTTGCTGCAAAGCGTGATCAGCCGTGAATGGGTGACCCAGGACCTGGACAGCCGCGCATTGGGAGTGACGGCCAAGGGGCGCAAGGAATTGGCGGGGCGGTTTGGAATAGAAACAGCAGGGTAA
- a CDS encoding cytochrome P450 has translation MTPLDAPTHADPYVYYARLRRNEELLFDAQLGLWVASRAETVEAVLAHPDCRVRPPHEPVPPAIAQRAAGQVFTRLMRMNEGAAHRCPRAIIEPALAALDAQHVATVVRQLSTRMKTPDEWMFTLPVSVVAHLLGVPCTQLKAVAGLTRDFVACLSPLSNAAQLQKADIGVSQLSQMFNGVLEEIGLLALIRRGDWQDAQVLNANLIGLLSQTCEATAGLIGNTRVLLCQRPDLVEQILRAPTLVTALVEEVARYDSPVQNTRRFVARRCTIGRRVVEAGDTILVLLAAANRDPDANPDPDTFQLERAHRRVFSFGSGRHHCPGQTLALTIASHVILAMLQRQPSLFASAIPFSYWPSLNGRIPNFCSTVLQQ, from the coding sequence ATGACGCCGCTTGACGCCCCCACCCATGCAGACCCCTACGTCTACTACGCCCGTTTGCGGCGCAATGAAGAGCTGCTGTTCGATGCCCAACTTGGGCTGTGGGTAGCCAGCCGCGCAGAGACGGTGGAGGCTGTTTTGGCGCATCCCGACTGTCGTGTACGCCCGCCCCATGAGCCAGTGCCTCCCGCCATCGCGCAACGTGCAGCAGGCCAGGTGTTTACGCGGTTGATGCGCATGAATGAAGGCGCTGCCCATCGCTGCCCTAGGGCGATCATCGAACCGGCGCTGGCCGCCCTGGACGCGCAGCACGTTGCGACCGTGGTGAGGCAGCTCAGCACCCGTATGAAAACCCCGGATGAATGGATGTTCACCCTCCCGGTGTCGGTGGTTGCACACCTATTGGGCGTGCCCTGTACGCAGTTAAAAGCCGTCGCCGGTTTGACGCGCGATTTCGTGGCCTGCCTCTCACCGTTGAGTAACGCCGCTCAACTGCAGAAGGCCGACATTGGTGTGTCGCAATTGAGTCAGATGTTCAACGGTGTGCTTGAGGAAATAGGGTTGCTGGCACTGATTCGTAGAGGTGACTGGCAGGACGCGCAAGTGCTGAATGCCAACCTGATTGGACTGTTGTCGCAGACCTGCGAAGCGACGGCTGGCCTGATCGGCAATACGCGGGTATTGCTCTGTCAGCGACCTGACCTGGTTGAGCAGATCCTACGCGCGCCAACCCTGGTCACTGCACTGGTGGAGGAAGTGGCCCGCTACGATTCGCCGGTGCAAAACACGCGGCGATTCGTTGCTAGGCGCTGCACGATTGGCCGCCGTGTTGTAGAGGCTGGGGATACAATTCTGGTATTGCTGGCGGCTGCCAATCGGGACCCTGATGCGAACCCGGACCCTGACACGTTCCAGCTTGAACGTGCGCATCGGCGAGTCTTCAGTTTTGGTTCGGGGAGACACCATTGCCCAGGGCAGACGCTCGCGTTGACCATCGCCTCGCACGTTATTCTGGCAATGTTGCAGCGTCAGCCGAGCTTATTCGCCAGCGCAATCCCGTTCAGCTATTGGCCCTCGTTGAATGGCCGCATCCCCAACTTCTGCAGTACGGTCCTACAGCAATAA
- a CDS encoding LysR family transcriptional regulator: MDRLTAMETFVHVVETGSFSAAAKRLGIGQPAVSKSIAQLETRLAVRLVLRSTRGLTPTEAGLAFFEKAKRAIDEANAADDAARGAGAGLTGNLRISAPVTFARMHIIPHLGPFLSQFPELNVDVVLDDRSLNLVEEGIDVALRMGNMNDSSLTARKIGESPCIILGTPRYFERFGEPATPADLLQHEAIIYTRGEGSHWTFTQRDIEYPLVAHGRVRVTAAEGVRAAVLSHLGLTLSSTWMFAPELASGEVKRVLTDWTLPPRDLWAVFPTGRMASAKARAFVEYVEGLLL; encoded by the coding sequence ATGGACCGCCTCACCGCCATGGAGACCTTCGTCCACGTTGTCGAGACCGGCTCTTTCTCCGCTGCCGCCAAACGCCTGGGCATTGGCCAGCCCGCCGTCTCCAAAAGCATTGCGCAACTGGAGACGCGCCTGGCGGTGCGCCTGGTACTGCGCTCCACACGGGGCCTGACGCCGACCGAGGCAGGCCTGGCATTTTTCGAGAAAGCCAAGCGCGCCATCGATGAAGCCAACGCGGCCGACGACGCCGCCCGTGGCGCAGGCGCGGGACTCACCGGCAACCTGCGCATCAGCGCGCCGGTGACCTTCGCCCGGATGCATATCATTCCTCACCTGGGCCCCTTCCTCTCGCAGTTCCCCGAATTGAATGTGGACGTCGTGCTCGACGACCGCAGCCTCAATCTGGTCGAAGAAGGCATCGACGTGGCCCTGCGCATGGGCAACATGAATGACTCGAGCCTCACGGCGCGCAAGATCGGCGAATCGCCGTGCATCATCCTGGGCACCCCGCGCTATTTCGAACGTTTCGGTGAACCCGCCACCCCGGCGGATTTGCTGCAACACGAAGCAATCATCTACACCCGCGGCGAAGGCTCGCACTGGACCTTCACCCAACGCGACATCGAATACCCGCTCGTCGCCCACGGCCGCGTACGCGTGACGGCGGCTGAAGGTGTCCGCGCAGCCGTATTGAGTCATCTGGGACTGACCTTGTCGTCCACCTGGATGTTTGCGCCGGAACTGGCCAGCGGCGAAGTGAAGCGGGTACTGACCGACTGGACATTACCGCCCAGGGATTTATGGGCGGTGTTCCCCACCGGCAGGATGGCGAGTGCCAAGGCGCGGGCGTTTGTCGAATATGTGGAGGGATTATTGCTGTAG
- a CDS encoding type II toxin-antitoxin system HicA family toxin has protein sequence MQSRLLIKELQEAGWVLDRVTGSHHIFTHRYNPYTIPAPHPKKDLPLGTVRSIRKRAGLFEF, from the coding sequence GTGCAAAGCAGGTTATTGATCAAGGAACTGCAAGAGGCAGGCTGGGTGTTGGATCGAGTTACGGGCAGTCATCATATATTCACCCACCGCTATAACCCGTACACGATCCCCGCTCCCCATCCTAAAAAGGATTTGCCGCTGGGCACTGTCAGAAGCATCAGAAAACGCGCCGGCCTGTTTGAGTTTTAA
- a CDS encoding type II toxin-antitoxin system HicB family antitoxin translates to MQYPICIEWGDDFTATGIQIPDIPGAVTAGDSFEEAYKAAVEVAHIRLQEIAAEGGPIPMPTSVANHHVHEDYAGMGWGMLELDISPYLGKTEKVNVTLPGYVIQRIDRYVREHKIKSRSSFLADAALEKLVRS, encoded by the coding sequence ATGCAATACCCAATCTGTATCGAATGGGGCGATGACTTCACCGCCACCGGTATCCAGATCCCCGATATCCCAGGCGCGGTCACGGCCGGGGACAGTTTTGAAGAGGCCTACAAGGCCGCAGTGGAAGTCGCGCACATCAGGCTGCAAGAGATTGCCGCAGAGGGTGGGCCGATTCCGATGCCAACGTCGGTCGCCAATCATCACGTGCACGAAGACTACGCCGGCATGGGTTGGGGGATGTTGGAATTGGACATCTCGCCCTACCTGGGCAAGACCGAGAAGGTCAATGTGACGTTGCCTGGTTATGTCATCCAGCGCATCGACCGTTATGTGCGTGAGCATAAGATCAAGAGCCGTTCTTCCTTCCTGGCGGATGCTGCGCTTGAGAAGCTGGTGCGGTCCTGA